Part of the Thermodesulfovibrio thiophilus DSM 17215 genome, TAAGGGCAGGAGTTCTCCTGCCCTTTTCATTTAGTTATGGAGGGGTCAATGTATTTAATAGCTGTTTTATTTATATGTTTGTTTGGATTCATAGTGCTTGCATGGGATCATATCTCAAATATAGCCCCGATTATACTGATTGGTCAGATTATATTTCTATTCTTATTTGCCAATAATAAAATTTAAGGAGGTAACATGGGTTATATAGTTATAAGAATCAGAGAAAAAGAAGGAGAAAAATTAACAATCAATAATGAATTTACCTACATATTTCTCATATCCAGACAGTCCAGAAAGATTGCAGTTGAAAAGCTGTTTTCACTTCTCATACAGTATGGGGAGCTGACTTCAATTGAAGAAGTAAAACAGCTGTCATTTAAAAGTATTAAAAATTAAAGTTTATCTCTCTATTCCTCCTGTCTGTCTTTGACAACGGGGGAATAGACTTTAAAAACAAACGGAGGGGCAAAAATGTTAAAAGCATTAAGAGTTTTTAAAGGTAACAAAGAAGCTGATATTTATAAACACGTTAAGTGCTGTGGAGTTGATGACGAAATTAAACCCAGTAAAAACTGTAACTATTACTCTTAGAAGGAAATTTTAAAAAATATATCTTTTATTAACAACAACAAAAACCCCCGGAGACCCACTCCGGGGGTTTTTTATTTCTACATCTATCTTTGTTGCAATTGTTTAAATCAATTACTTGGTTTGCCTTGCTGGACATTTAACATCGAAGTGAACTTCACCACTTCTTTCTATTTTTTCAACCAGTCCAACTTCCCATGTTAAATAATCATGCATTGCTTTTGGATTAGCTCCAACGTCCTCATAAGGTTTATACCAGTTATCATCATTACTGCATAGAGCACGATTTAGTCCTTTCTCAACAGCAAAACCAGCATTTTTCCATGTTTGAGTTCCACCTGTTAATATGTAAACTTTTTTGTTAGGCCAGAGCATTTTAAAATCCTTTAAAGAATTTTTTGCAATTCTAACATCATAAGCTGTTAATACAACCTGAGATGCCGATGCAATCAAATCTTTAGCAAGCGGCAGTCTGCCTCTAACAATCCAATATGCACCTGGTATATGTCCAGCAGCATATTCTTTGCTGTTGCTCAAATCAATTACAATGGCTGATTTGTCTTTAGTTAATAAATCATTGAGCGCTTCAGCAGACAATGTTTTTTCAGAAGAAATAGTTAAAACATCACTAACAATATTATGTACATCCTGAGTCATTGG contains:
- a CDS encoding rhodanese-like domain-containing protein, translating into MEAVDSFIIQIEGCRATQNLATLNQWEAERGDRNLYIFDVRQPEEYAKGHYQGARFAQGVQLVQATDEYAAVRNGRIVLLDNYEVRAIMTASWLNQMGYPNVYVLKDDYTKLPMTQDVHNIVSDVLTISSEKTLSAEALNDLLTKDKSAIVIDLSNSKEYAAGHIPGAYWIVRGRLPLAKDLIASASQVVLTAYDVRIAKNSLKDFKMLWPNKKVYILTGGTQTWKNAGFAVEKGLNRALCSNDDNWYKPYEDVGANPKAMHDYLTWEVGLVEKIERSGEVHFDVKCPARQTK